A window from Corynebacterium urogenitale encodes these proteins:
- a CDS encoding ABC transporter substrate-binding protein → MSLSFSLSRRAAMKAAAVLTASSLVLTGCARGGDEAASDNEAAGSERIASVGLGDADTLLALGIQPVLVAPWGAEGDVDESGVGPWAKDKLGDNKPETVYGTGTGFTSEILEKISASDPDKIIAVNSAVDAQAEKALNDIAPTTLKPKGAQDWQIPWQDQVTQIADAVDKDDEGEKLIEDTQKAFDDFVANHEELKGKKAAIVMPYEGKIGLYTSGDGRGQFIENLGFEIPQELEGDKGEFYRDIAPENYSDLNNVDYLFVLDYQGAAETLKKDPTFNKLDIVREGKVRWLEENVGNAMSMPNPLTIPWAVDKFAEAI, encoded by the coding sequence ATGTCTCTATCCTTTTCCCTTAGCCGCCGTGCAGCCATGAAGGCTGCCGCTGTTCTCACCGCATCCTCTTTGGTGCTCACCGGTTGCGCCCGTGGCGGCGATGAGGCGGCGTCGGATAACGAGGCCGCAGGTAGCGAGCGCATCGCATCTGTTGGACTCGGTGATGCTGATACCCTCCTCGCGCTGGGCATTCAGCCGGTTCTTGTTGCCCCATGGGGTGCAGAGGGCGACGTGGACGAATCTGGTGTGGGGCCATGGGCCAAGGACAAGCTTGGCGATAACAAGCCAGAGACGGTCTACGGTACCGGCACTGGCTTCACCTCTGAGATTCTCGAAAAGATCTCCGCCTCCGATCCAGACAAGATCATCGCCGTGAATTCTGCTGTGGATGCGCAGGCAGAAAAGGCGCTCAACGATATTGCTCCGACCACCCTGAAGCCCAAGGGCGCGCAGGACTGGCAGATTCCGTGGCAGGATCAGGTCACCCAGATCGCCGACGCTGTCGACAAAGACGACGAAGGCGAAAAGCTGATCGAGGATACGCAAAAGGCCTTCGATGACTTCGTGGCAAACCATGAGGAACTCAAGGGCAAGAAGGCTGCCATCGTGATGCCATACGAGGGCAAGATTGGCCTGTACACCTCCGGTGACGGCCGCGGACAGTTCATCGAGAACCTCGGCTTTGAGATTCCACAGGAGCTGGAGGGCGATAAGGGCGAGTTCTACCGCGATATCGCGCCTGAAAACTACAGCGACCTCAACAATGTTGACTACCTGTTTGTCCTGGACTACCAGGGTGCCGCCGAAACTCTGAAGAAGGATCCAACCTTCAACAAGCTGGACATCGTGCGCGAAGGCAAGGTGCGTTGGCTGGAAGAGAACGTTGGCAACGCAATGAGCATGCCGAACCCGCTGACCATCCCATGGGCGGTCGACAAGTTCGCGGAAGCCATCTAA
- a CDS encoding FecCD family ABC transporter permease — MIASLYLGSRGLHFADVTAILLQGPSASTGENPPGAASAGVDLEQAGIIWDLRVPRTLLAVVVGASLAMAGAIAQSWTRNPLADPGIIGVNAGAGFAVASALAVGWASTVGQRALMGLIGAFIAAVIVLLISRVSRDPLTLVLVGVGVTFALQAATNLLSLYSSDTLEGMRRWTVGSTAGRGMDDVVMAAIGLAVGAVCAAAAARPLDLLAMGEDAARALGGSPVRARLLAAAAVIILAGTATATVGVVTFVGFAIPHLLRPFTGPALTRLLLPTAVVGGAAVLLADIVGRFLLQPNELEMSIVLAVIGAPLMIAAVRRRRNALGSTGVEVAV, encoded by the coding sequence ATGATCGCCTCCCTCTATCTGGGTTCCCGAGGACTCCATTTCGCCGACGTCACCGCGATCCTTCTGCAAGGGCCCTCCGCATCAACTGGGGAAAACCCTCCTGGTGCTGCGAGCGCTGGAGTGGATCTGGAACAGGCAGGCATCATCTGGGACCTGCGTGTTCCGCGCACGCTGCTCGCGGTGGTTGTTGGCGCTTCTTTAGCGATGGCAGGCGCGATCGCTCAGAGCTGGACGCGCAATCCATTGGCTGATCCGGGCATCATCGGCGTGAACGCTGGTGCCGGGTTTGCTGTCGCATCCGCATTGGCGGTGGGCTGGGCCTCAACAGTCGGGCAGCGGGCACTGATGGGTCTGATTGGCGCTTTCATTGCTGCGGTGATCGTGCTGCTCATCTCCCGTGTCTCGCGCGACCCGCTAACGCTTGTTCTCGTCGGAGTGGGTGTGACTTTCGCTTTGCAAGCGGCGACCAACCTCTTGAGTTTGTACTCATCCGACACACTGGAAGGAATGCGCCGGTGGACGGTGGGATCCACGGCAGGTCGCGGCATGGATGATGTGGTGATGGCGGCGATTGGCCTCGCCGTCGGCGCGGTGTGCGCGGCGGCTGCTGCCCGACCCCTCGACCTGCTCGCGATGGGGGAGGACGCGGCCAGGGCCCTTGGCGGTTCACCAGTACGTGCACGTTTACTGGCTGCCGCAGCAGTGATCATCCTTGCTGGCACCGCCACTGCCACGGTAGGTGTGGTGACCTTCGTCGGTTTCGCGATCCCCCATCTACTCCGCCCATTCACCGGACCTGCGCTGACGAGGCTACTTCTGCCCACCGCGGTCGTGGGAGGCGCAGCGGTTTTGCTGGCCGATATTGTGGGGCGGTTCCTCCTGCAACCCAACGAGCTTGAGATGTCCATTGTGCTGGCCGTGATCGGCGCCCCGTTGATGATCGCTGCGGTTCGTCGGCGGAGAAATGCGTTGGGGTCTACGGGTGTGGAGGTCGCGGTGTGA